One Halodesulfurarchaeum sp. HSR-GB genomic window carries:
- a CDS encoding metal-dependent hydrolase yields the protein MHRSGHVGIALLFVTPLAFIVATVYGIEIGIGTLALGVSASDLPDRDQQIPGLSHRGFSHTVWAALVVAGLGGIGGFFLSTKMASSPPIPIPGIDTLVSIGPILFAGLTALAILFGYLSHIVGDILTVGSAYFGMDIKPLFPLTEASVQLGIAKADSMMWNSIFFVLGVVATAGVFVFN from the coding sequence ATGCACCGGAGTGGTCACGTAGGGATAGCCTTGCTTTTTGTGACACCGCTTGCCTTCATCGTCGCGACGGTCTATGGAATTGAAATCGGAATCGGGACGCTTGCCCTCGGAGTGAGTGCCAGTGATCTTCCCGATCGCGATCAACAGATTCCAGGACTTTCCCATCGCGGTTTCTCCCATACTGTCTGGGCCGCTTTGGTTGTGGCCGGCCTTGGTGGAATCGGCGGGTTCTTCCTTTCGACGAAGATGGCCTCGAGTCCACCGATCCCGATTCCAGGAATAGACACGCTTGTCAGTATCGGCCCTATTCTATTTGCAGGTTTGACGGCTCTGGCCATCCTTTTCGGGTATCTGAGCCATATCGTCGGAGACATTCTCACCGTGGGCTCGGCCTATTTTGGCATGGATATCAAGCCACTCTTCCCTCTCACAGAAGCATCGGTCCAGCTCGGTATCGCGAAGGCCGATTCGATGATGTGGAACTCCATCTTCTTCGTACTCGGGGTAGTCGCCACTGCGGGTGTCTTCGTTTTCAATTGA
- the rdfA gene encoding rod-determining factor RdfA: MPQLKLQRLKEKYQIPGLDAELREAYVIEDDSLRDVADYINIEITRQFLEGEPFESEIVYRVYNHPEDVAKQTEVGLKKRIQNHGIDIDVLKDNWVGHLAVKSYLNKVLDIDTSRNVEDKEPEEALSKINGLVDYQESLMNRHLAKVRGFDYDQWELHTDVRLINSNTGESVRLQDHFADLQEELEEE; this comes from the coding sequence ATGCCCCAACTCAAATTGCAACGGTTGAAGGAAAAATATCAGATCCCGGGTCTTGATGCAGAGCTTCGGGAAGCCTACGTTATCGAGGACGATTCTCTACGTGATGTGGCCGATTACATCAATATTGAGATCACCCGCCAGTTCCTCGAAGGTGAGCCCTTCGAGAGTGAAATCGTCTATCGGGTGTATAACCACCCCGAGGATGTAGCCAAGCAGACTGAGGTCGGACTGAAAAAACGCATCCAGAATCACGGCATCGACATCGACGTACTGAAAGACAATTGGGTTGGCCACCTTGCAGTCAAATCTTATCTCAACAAGGTCCTCGATATCGACACCTCCCGGAATGTCGAGGACAAAGAGCCCGAAGAAGCCCTTTCCAAAATCAACGGCTTGGTTGATTACCAGGAATCGCTCATGAACCGCCACCTGGCCAAGGTTCGAGGATTCGATTACGATCAATGGGAATTGCATACTGACGTCCGCTTGATTAACTCGAATACGGGCGAATCGGTACGCCTTCAGGACCACTTCGCCGATCTGCAGGAGGAATTAGAAGAGGAATAA